TAAAATTTCTCTTGCAAGGTTGAGGTAATTTATTGCGCCTTTGCTTTCAGCGTCGTACATGATGATAGTTTCACCAAAACTGGGAGCTTCACCGAGTTTGGTGTTTCGTTGTATGATGGTGTCGAACACCATTTGCTGGAAATGGGTTTTTACTTCTTCAACAACTTGGTTTGATAGGCGTAAACGCTGGTCGTACATGGTAAGCAATATGCCTTCAATGTCAAGCTCGGGATTCATGTGCGACTGTACTATTTTGATAGTGTTAAGTAGTTTACCCAGGCCTTCAAGGGCAAAATATTCGCATTGCACTGGAATGATAACAGAATCAGCGGCGGTAAGAGAATTAATTACAATGAGCCCAAGTGAGGGGGAACAGTCAATAATTATAAAGTCATAGCAGTCTTTGATTTTTGCGATTACTTTCCGCATCATTTTCTCGCGGTAAGGCTGGTTTATAAGTTCTATCTCGGCACCTACCAAGTCAATATGGGCGGGAAGTAAATCAAGGTAAGGGGTTTTGGTATTAAGAATGATATTTTTTGGTTCCACATCTTCGATGATGCATTCATAAATGCTGGTTTTTATGTTTTTTGGATCAAAACCTACTCCAGAAGTAGCATTTGCCTGTGGGTCAGCATCTATCAGCAATGTTTTATGCTCGAGAACTGCAAGGC
This is a stretch of genomic DNA from Bacteroidales bacterium. It encodes these proteins:
- a CDS encoding AAA family ATPase; translated protein: MGKVIAIANQKGGVGKTTTAINLSASLAVLEHKTLLIDADPQANATSGVGFDPKNIKTSIYECIIEDVEPKNIILNTKTPYLDLLPAHIDLVGAEIELINQPYREKMMRKVIAKIKDCYDFIIIDCSPSLGLIVINSLTAADSVIIPVQCEYFALEGLGKLLNTIKIVQSHMNPELDIEGILLTMYDQRLRLSNQVVEEVKTHFQQMVFDTIIQRNTKLGEAPSFGETIIMYDAESKGAINYLNLAREILQKNDLTRYKQSDKIINPDVN